A window of Methanobacterium aggregans genomic DNA:
ATCACACTGTAGTGGGCTCCTCCGTTCACAGTCATGTACACAATATTATTACTTTTAAGATCATTTGATGATATTTTCATACCTGTTGCATTTAAACCTTTGGATCTTGCTGCCTGAAGCAGTCCGTACATGGTTGTTCCATTCTCATCAGTACCCGCAAGAGCTGCAAGTTCCAGTTCTGTTGCATTGAGCCCCATGTTGTTCAGGGCGGTTGCAAGGGATGCAGGTCCGCAGGTGTAGTTGGTTGTTTGCATAACAACGCCTGTTGTGTTACTGGGAACATCAGATAACGATTCATTGATCTGCTCTTCTGATGTGTTCATGGAGCTGTTATCCTCTTGGCCCAGGTCTAACCTAACCTTCTCTTCACTCAGAGCTGTCAACTCTGCGGTTTCATTTTCAATGGGAATTTCAAGCTCTGAATCAGTTCCTTTACCCTTTACATTTACCATATTGCTGTTCTGTGAATCTGCAGAAACTGCAACTGCTATGGAGGGTGTTGTACAGAGTATCACGGTTGCAATCAGCAGGGCTGCAATTCTATTCATGTGCTTATCACCTCATTTGTATTACTACAACTTAGTTAAGTAATACAATTACTTATATTTTATTAATTTTACTAAAATAAGTATTATTAAATACTTCATGTTCCTGAGATAAGATCATTCAAAAATGAAAATGATTAAAACAGTCTAAAATTAATTTTCATTATTTTAAATACATTTTAAGGTTAAAAAAAATTAGATCATCTATAAAAATATCAGAAAACCTTTCGTCCATGAATTTAAACCCCTCACTATTAA
This region includes:
- a CDS encoding C39 family peptidase, whose amino-acid sequence is MNRIAALLIATVILCTTPSIAVAVSADSQNSNMVNVKGKGTDSELEIPIENETAELTALSEEKVRLDLGQEDNSSMNTSEEQINESLSDVPSNTTGVVMQTTNYTCGPASLATALNNMGLNATELELAALAGTDENGTTMYGLLQAARSKGLNATGMKISSNDLKSNNIVYMTVNGGAHYSVIRDINNETVLLADPSLGNINLTREEFEEEYNGYALVVDDPRTCDMERSAVNTENDPEKSSSDSAPETPEDTCNDTDSTLANPQNRTLSQDEMMGIKGKNWKYRINKKMKKKKKWKKKAWYNRSFNFWKIYYYGAHCAQIIGGLGVVHPAGRVAFVLGYTYLNTVGKKHVNEGWWLYGIT